A genome region from Brevinematales bacterium includes the following:
- a CDS encoding GAF domain-containing protein, with translation MSNTDFHSAFNDIMGQLKGKLGISNAIIRKLEDDELKTAAYFGYGREEASLRIFLGQGVSGRCAVEKTVVVINDLSHYNGQYIAGIDNAQAELCIPMMIAGKVIGTFNIESTAKDNFTPEKVEFISRMAMMLVHNLASVENKAGLRLARALANLESI, from the coding sequence ATGTCTAACACTGATTTTCACAGCGCGTTTAATGATATTATGGGCCAGCTTAAAGGTAAGCTGGGTATCTCGAACGCCATCATCCGTAAGCTTGAGGATGACGAGCTGAAGACCGCCGCCTATTTCGGGTATGGACGGGAAGAAGCGTCATTGCGGATATTCCTCGGCCAGGGCGTGAGCGGACGCTGCGCGGTTGAAAAGACCGTCGTGGTGATCAACGACCTCTCGCATTATAACGGGCAGTATATCGCGGGTATCGATAACGCGCAGGCGGAGCTTTGTATTCCGATGATGATCGCGGGCAAGGTCATAGGGACGTTCAATATCGAGAGCACGGCTAAGGACAATTTTACCCCTGAAAAGGTGGAGTTTATTTCCCGGATGGCGATGATGCTCGTGCACAACCTCGCCAGTGTTGAAAACAAAGCCGGGCTTCGGCTCGCAAGGGCTTTAGCTAACCTCGAATCGATCTGA
- a CDS encoding SpoIIE family protein phosphatase encodes MPSVDPTGLQAILEINRKINSINDLRSVLLDISNSAAQLIDAEGASILLVDKETGNLHFEVAFSENAEALYDVVVPKNKGIAGSVAQTGEAIIVNDTQNDQRFYRGVDNETQIITRSLIAVPLVRHEEVIGVMEVINSNKPTGFTRDDRDLLNEFGVQAGIAISNALLYKGIQEKADELEYLFEISNLTNQTFERKDLFSKIITLLASAFDSGRVSIMLVDEQTGKLYVESAIGIEEALMAKINVDLNTDRISSMAVSMGKIIFSNDIERSGYGRNKKLRYDNAAFISVPIKTKNIPIGVINISEPKKGIRYTGSMIKTLQTIANQVGSAYESNKNYIERIEHEKLTKELEIMRMLQNSLLMSNFKAYKNISIFARMKSAEIVGGDFYDFYELPPNKLGFVVGDVSGKGLPASLFMAISRSVIKAYSYYTQHPHELLEYANNMLVEDSHVGMFATLFYGIIDMDTMEMAYSNAGHNQQYLYRPAENQFILLGTRGIPLGISMSESYETRKIQLKSGDVMFAFTDGVTEAVNDQGLEFELDRLKHVVKQYASTNSATLVNSIIRSVDEWANGVAQWDDMTVLSIRIA; translated from the coding sequence ATGCCCTCTGTAGACCCCACCGGGCTTCAGGCCATACTCGAAATCAACCGTAAGATTAACTCCATTAATGATCTGCGTTCCGTACTGCTCGATATATCGAACTCGGCCGCCCAGCTTATCGACGCCGAAGGCGCGTCTATCCTGCTGGTCGATAAAGAAACCGGCAACCTTCATTTCGAGGTGGCGTTCAGCGAAAACGCCGAAGCGTTATATGATGTCGTAGTCCCGAAGAACAAGGGAATCGCGGGATCGGTCGCCCAGACCGGCGAGGCGATCATTGTCAACGATACTCAGAACGACCAGCGTTTCTACCGAGGGGTCGACAACGAGACCCAGATTATCACGCGCAGCCTGATCGCGGTGCCTCTCGTGCGGCACGAGGAAGTGATCGGCGTGATGGAGGTCATCAATTCCAACAAGCCCACCGGGTTCACTAGGGACGACCGCGACCTGCTGAACGAGTTCGGGGTGCAGGCGGGTATCGCTATATCGAACGCGTTACTCTATAAGGGGATTCAGGAGAAGGCGGACGAGCTCGAGTACCTGTTCGAGATCAGCAACCTGACGAACCAGACATTCGAACGGAAGGATCTGTTCAGTAAAATCATCACCCTCCTCGCAAGCGCGTTCGATTCGGGGCGCGTGAGCATCATGCTGGTCGACGAACAGACGGGTAAACTCTATGTGGAGAGCGCGATCGGTATCGAGGAAGCGCTGATGGCGAAAATTAACGTCGATTTGAATACCGACCGGATATCGTCGATGGCCGTGAGTATGGGAAAGATCATATTTTCCAACGATATCGAACGTTCGGGATACGGCCGCAATAAAAAATTGCGTTACGATAACGCCGCATTCATCTCGGTGCCTATCAAGACGAAAAATATCCCCATCGGGGTTATCAATATCTCCGAGCCGAAGAAGGGTATCCGTTATACCGGGTCGATGATTAAAACCCTGCAAACGATCGCGAACCAGGTCGGCAGCGCATACGAGAGCAACAAGAACTATATCGAGCGCATCGAGCATGAAAAGCTCACTAAAGAGCTCGAGATTATGCGGATGCTCCAGAATTCCCTCCTCATGTCCAATTTCAAGGCGTATAAAAATATTTCAATATTCGCCCGGATGAAATCCGCCGAGATCGTGGGCGGGGACTTCTACGACTTCTACGAGCTTCCGCCGAATAAGCTGGGGTTCGTGGTCGGCGACGTATCCGGTAAGGGGCTTCCCGCGTCGCTATTTATGGCGATCTCCCGCAGCGTTATCAAGGCATATTCCTACTATACCCAGCATCCCCATGAACTCCTCGAGTACGCGAATAATATGCTGGTCGAGGATTCCCATGTCGGTATGTTCGCTACCCTGTTCTACGGAATTATCGATATGGACACGATGGAAATGGCCTATTCCAACGCGGGGCATAACCAGCAGTACCTGTACCGTCCCGCCGAGAATCAGTTCATCCTGCTTGGCACCCGCGGAATCCCGCTCGGGATATCCATGTCCGAGTCCTACGAGACCCGTAAGATACAGCTGAAGTCGGGCGACGTCATGTTCGCGTTTACCGACGGCGTGACCGAGGCGGTGAACGACCAGGGGCTGGAATTCGAGCTCGACCGCCTGAAACATGTCGTCAAGCAGTACGCGTCCACCAACTCCGCCACCCTCGTCAATTCCATCATCCGTTCGGTAGACGAATGGGCGAACGGTGTCGCGCAGTGGGACGATATGACCGTCCTGTCTATCCGCATCGCGTAA
- a CDS encoding iron-containing alcohol dehydrogenase, with product MPVLEFQIPSSIIYGDDTIGRLPEIATPNGEKVVLVAEKKATEMGITNKVKRTIEGYAYGVIVYEVPTRANTKDLFEGVNIAKNSRADVIIGVGGENVLSVAKAIAQFSTQELVQEEYKSHKRFGVKKVRYIEVPYLQTVSWGIMPVTYIIDETDNIKKPYIDKDSRAQAVIIDPGLTEEVTTEDVIFSAMEGLSYAFDAYISKKASPLSDAFSLKAIEFLSINLKRLALEPANIKIKGNLSMGTLLASLSIYTSALGTTAACAMGLDAVCNFAQPLGSTLILPHVMEFNLTAAANKFIQIGLALGEKVADITVIEAAIKSIESIRRMMIDLKIPSRLSEHNINQGLLDQVSKVAAQYDFLTYLGRPAGRNELNEILEAAM from the coding sequence ATGCCCGTATTGGAATTTCAGATACCGAGTTCGATTATCTACGGAGACGACACGATCGGGAGACTTCCTGAAATCGCTACGCCTAACGGCGAAAAAGTCGTGCTGGTCGCCGAAAAGAAAGCGACGGAAATGGGTATCACGAACAAAGTGAAAAGAACGATCGAAGGATACGCCTACGGGGTAATTGTCTACGAGGTACCGACGCGGGCGAACACGAAAGACCTGTTCGAAGGCGTCAATATCGCGAAGAACTCCCGCGCCGATGTTATTATCGGGGTGGGCGGGGAGAACGTCCTATCGGTCGCTAAGGCTATCGCGCAGTTCAGCACGCAGGAACTGGTGCAGGAAGAATATAAGAGCCATAAACGGTTCGGGGTCAAGAAGGTGCGTTATATCGAAGTGCCTTACCTCCAGACCGTGTCGTGGGGAATCATGCCGGTGACCTATATTATCGACGAGACCGACAATATCAAAAAACCCTATATCGATAAGGATTCCCGCGCGCAGGCGGTGATTATCGACCCCGGATTGACCGAGGAAGTCACGACCGAAGATGTGATATTCTCCGCGATGGAGGGGTTGTCGTACGCGTTCGACGCCTATATCTCGAAGAAAGCCTCGCCCTTATCCGACGCGTTCAGCCTCAAGGCGATAGAATTCCTGAGCATCAACCTCAAGCGTCTGGCATTGGAGCCCGCGAATATCAAGATCAAGGGTAACCTGAGTATGGGGACTCTGCTCGCGTCTCTCTCGATCTACACCTCGGCGCTCGGAACGACGGCGGCGTGCGCGATGGGATTGGACGCGGTATGCAATTTCGCCCAGCCGCTCGGCTCTACCCTGATCCTCCCGCATGTCATGGAATTCAACCTGACGGCGGCGGCGAACAAGTTTATCCAGATCGGACTCGCGCTCGGTGAAAAAGTGGCGGATATCACGGTTATCGAGGCCGCGATCAAGTCGATCGAGTCGATTCGGAGAATGATGATCGACCTCAAGATACCGTCGCGTCTGTCGGAACATAATATCAATCAGGGCTTGCTCGATCAGGTGTCCAAGGTCGCGGCGCAGTACGACTTCCTGACCTACCTCGGGCGTCCCGCCGGCCGTAACGAATTGAACGAAATTCTCGAAGCCGCGATGTAA
- a CDS encoding sigma-54-dependent Fis family transcriptional regulator yields the protein MKRTLLVADDEYGIREFLYELFKETYDVKLANDGKEAIALFDKEVFDVALIDLRMPEVSGVEVLEYIKEKNIDTIPIVITADRDIDHAVEAMKMGAYDYITKPMDYKKLTITIHNAIEKKGLEERIDSLERDVKGPLFFSNIISQSKEMRSVFNNIENVLNNDATVLIYGESGTGKELIARAIHFNGNRAQKPFIPVDCASIPESLIETELFGYEKGSFTGAGKTTRGKFELADEGTLFLDEISNISMDAQAKLLRVIQEREFLRIGGEKRISVNVRIISASNKDLKKMIHDGTFREDLYYRLNVIPIHLPPVRERKEDIPLLIQHFLKIFNERYQKKALFDSGTLKILMDYRWPGNVRELENVINRIILTSDNDVILPEMLPVEIRRAGLSIMSGTELLEADITLDNLEKIHIEKLLKKHEYNISTVAEILGVTRKTLYAKMEKFGLQKKS from the coding sequence ATGAAACGCACTCTATTAGTAGCGGACGACGAATACGGTATCCGCGAATTCCTGTACGAACTATTTAAAGAAACCTACGACGTCAAGCTCGCGAATGACGGGAAAGAAGCGATCGCCCTGTTCGATAAGGAGGTATTCGACGTCGCATTGATCGACCTTCGTATGCCCGAGGTATCCGGCGTGGAAGTACTCGAATACATCAAGGAAAAAAATATCGACACTATACCCATCGTTATCACCGCGGACAGGGATATCGACCATGCGGTCGAGGCGATGAAGATGGGCGCCTACGACTATATCACGAAACCGATGGACTATAAAAAACTCACGATCACCATTCATAACGCTATCGAGAAAAAGGGTCTCGAGGAACGTATCGATTCGCTGGAACGGGACGTCAAAGGCCCGCTTTTTTTCTCCAATATCATCAGCCAGAGTAAAGAGATGCGCAGTGTTTTCAATAATATCGAGAACGTGCTGAATAACGACGCGACCGTACTGATCTACGGCGAAAGCGGCACAGGTAAAGAACTGATCGCGCGCGCGATCCACTTTAACGGCAACCGCGCCCAGAAACCGTTCATCCCGGTGGATTGCGCGTCTATCCCGGAATCGCTGATAGAAACCGAATTGTTCGGCTATGAGAAGGGCTCGTTCACCGGCGCGGGTAAAACCACCCGCGGGAAATTCGAGCTCGCGGACGAGGGCACGCTATTCCTCGACGAGATTTCGAATATCTCCATGGACGCGCAGGCGAAGCTGCTCCGCGTCATACAGGAACGGGAATTCCTGCGGATCGGCGGGGAAAAGCGTATATCGGTGAATGTGCGCATCATCAGCGCGTCCAATAAGGACCTGAAAAAAATGATCCATGACGGGACATTCCGCGAGGACCTTTATTACCGCCTCAACGTTATCCCGATACACCTTCCGCCCGTGCGCGAGCGCAAGGAAGACATCCCTCTTCTCATTCAGCATTTTCTCAAGATATTTAACGAACGCTACCAGAAGAAGGCTCTGTTCGACAGCGGGACATTGAAGATACTGATGGACTACCGTTGGCCGGGTAATGTGCGCGAGCTCGAAAACGTCATCAACCGGATTATCCTGACCTCCGATAACGACGTGATTCTCCCGGAGATGCTGCCGGTGGAAATCCGCCGCGCGGGGCTTTCTATTATGTCCGGCACGGAACTCCTCGAAGCGGACATCACGCTGGATAATCTGGAAAAGATTCATATCGAGAAACTGCTCAAGAAGCACGAATACAATATCTCCACTGTCGCGGAAATCCTCGGGGTTACCCGGAAGACGCTCTACGCGAAAATGGAGAAATTCGGGCTGCAGAAGAAGTCTTAA
- a CDS encoding aminodeoxychorismate synthase component I produces the protein MFEEMNRLGRDGIPFLFVVDFDAANPAVIPLADIDPRRILYSVNGRGNYSPAHGAEPSGYRFIAHPVSFERYREAFD, from the coding sequence ATGTTCGAAGAGATGAACCGTCTCGGCAGGGACGGGATACCCTTCCTGTTCGTCGTCGATTTCGACGCGGCAAATCCTGCCGTGATCCCGCTTGCGGATATCGACCCGCGCAGGATACTCTACTCCGTGAACGGGCGGGGGAATTACAGCCCCGCGCATGGAGCGGAGCCGTCGGGATACCGTTTTATCGCGCACCCGGTGAGCTTCGAGCGTTACCGCGAGGCGTTCGAC
- the rsfS gene encoding ribosome silencing factor: MSVIDQIQAVLEEIKLQEITRYDMREKSSLTDVVVVASAESSVQLDAARSKVEELMWKHKVPLKNPSEEWGGGWLLMDYGDLIVNVFLEEKRSFYNLDDLLRSQHFDIDEIKNVHNR, translated from the coding sequence ATGTCCGTTATAGACCAGATTCAGGCGGTTTTAGAAGAAATAAAGCTGCAGGAAATCACCCGGTACGATATGCGGGAAAAATCGTCGTTAACCGACGTAGTGGTTGTCGCGTCCGCCGAAAGCTCGGTTCAGCTCGACGCCGCCCGCTCCAAAGTTGAGGAACTTATGTGGAAGCATAAAGTCCCGTTAAAAAACCCGTCCGAAGAATGGGGTGGAGGTTGGCTTCTGATGGATTACGGCGATCTGATCGTCAATGTCTTCCTTGAGGAAAAGCGCAGTTTTTATAATCTCGACGACCTTCTCCGGTCGCAGCATTTCGATATCGATGAGATAAAAAATGTTCATAATCGATGA
- a CDS encoding AEC family transporter, producing MIQVFYSVMVPVLIVLALGYIAGRFFKFEVKTLSTLSLYLLTPALIFQSIYKYKNLFEITTLKMLIAITVISVLIIVLVELAGRIFKLDKSTRVVLILTLMLSNSGNFGLPINQYAFGDQALLVASVLLVIYSFYTNTVGVIVAAADKSDLRQALLGSLKMPFFYVLVAGLAVNYFQIQLPDPVFKPIEMIGLSAIPLNLLQLGFNLSRIRKVERLPLVLTASAIKLLVIPAAAYFPLVLMGLQGLDLKSTMLQIAMPPAVYCSILASHYDSDTELASSIVFVSTILSFISLSVLIYLLL from the coding sequence ATGATACAGGTTTTCTATTCGGTCATGGTGCCGGTACTGATCGTGCTGGCGCTCGGGTATATTGCCGGAAGGTTCTTTAAGTTCGAGGTTAAAACATTATCCACACTGTCGTTATATCTCCTCACCCCCGCGCTGATATTCCAGTCGATTTATAAGTACAAGAACCTGTTCGAAATCACTACCCTGAAAATGCTCATCGCGATCACCGTCATATCGGTGCTGATAATCGTGCTCGTGGAGCTCGCGGGCAGGATTTTCAAGCTGGACAAGTCCACGCGGGTGGTGCTGATCCTGACGCTCATGTTGTCCAACTCGGGGAACTTCGGCCTGCCGATCAACCAGTACGCGTTCGGAGACCAGGCGCTCCTTGTGGCGAGCGTTCTCCTCGTGATCTACTCGTTCTATACGAATACGGTGGGAGTGATTGTCGCGGCGGCGGATAAGTCCGATCTGCGGCAGGCGCTCCTGGGGTCGCTCAAGATGCCGTTCTTCTATGTGCTGGTCGCGGGGCTGGCGGTCAACTATTTCCAGATACAACTGCCCGACCCGGTATTCAAGCCGATCGAAATGATCGGGCTTTCCGCGATACCGCTCAACCTGCTACAGCTCGGGTTTAACCTGTCGCGCATCAGGAAAGTCGAACGGCTCCCGCTGGTACTGACCGCGTCGGCGATCAAACTCCTGGTTATTCCCGCCGCGGCGTATTTCCCGCTGGTGCTGATGGGACTGCAGGGGCTCGACCTGAAATCGACGATGCTCCAGATCGCGATGCCCCCGGCGGTGTACTGCTCGATCCTCGCGTCTCACTACGACAGCGATACGGAACTCGCCAGCAGCATCGTTTTTGTCTCGACAATCCTCAGTTTTATCAGTTTGAGCGTATTAATCTATTTACTTCTTTAA
- a CDS encoding outer membrane lipoprotein carrier protein LolA, whose protein sequence is MIKKIVIPAGIFLILLFSPSYSQKIEVFNAMSIVDIIQERITKVETFTGNFAYVFDGKAYSGSIIFKAPDKFRMDFSGGGQRIMSDGKYLWLLFDAQDIAVKEILDKSKSNPMMGWNIKRLLKDYAPMEPKEGFKIKYKDQVVYKIVFEPRNNTAGFRKIEMFASLEGYILKVKAVTAMGKNLEFEISYNMGTINQAISDASFVFVQNENTQVYENLLTQQ, encoded by the coding sequence ATGATTAAGAAAATTGTCATCCCCGCGGGGATATTTTTAATACTCCTGTTCTCGCCATCCTACTCGCAGAAAATCGAGGTTTTCAACGCGATGAGTATTGTGGATATTATCCAGGAGCGTATCACTAAGGTCGAGACATTCACGGGGAATTTCGCGTATGTTTTCGACGGGAAAGCGTACTCCGGTTCGATTATTTTTAAAGCGCCGGATAAGTTCCGCATGGATTTCTCGGGCGGCGGCCAGCGTATAATGTCCGACGGTAAGTACCTGTGGCTTCTATTCGACGCGCAGGATATCGCGGTCAAAGAAATCCTCGATAAATCGAAGAGCAACCCGATGATGGGATGGAATATAAAAAGATTATTAAAAGATTACGCTCCGATGGAACCAAAAGAGGGATTCAAGATCAAATATAAAGACCAGGTCGTATATAAGATTGTTTTCGAGCCGCGTAATAATACCGCGGGTTTCCGTAAGATAGAGATGTTCGCGAGTCTGGAAGGGTATATCCTGAAAGTCAAGGCGGTTACCGCGATGGGTAAAAATCTCGAATTCGAGATCTCCTACAATATGGGGACGATCAATCAGGCGATTTCCGACGCGAGCTTCGTGTTCGTGCAGAACGAGAATACCCAGGTTTACGAAAACCTTTTGACCCAGCAATAA
- a CDS encoding DUF4921 family protein, whose translation MAFYEKYYHKMPDGTIKQINPFSNTEVWCVEERGRKPTINTVPHTPEPLELRDPEDYCHFCETNYVFTPPEKNRDFVDKNGVWKRQRFIAPEKLGREYAEFRRVGNLFEIVTYDYWRMNYNYTMSDACRKWQEDYLGSKAGYDHIMNVLGLKMRMIGADFDAMDEEERLQRAEPFFGGCHELLIGRKHFVPGAKHTHELCSSGSLTPDEHYRYIRLAVDTLVDIYQQNPYVRYISVFQNWLKPAGASFDHLHKQLVGLDEWGVQMTGEIDSLKTNPNLYNELAANFAIYNSLLIAENDHAMAFTEIGHRFPTVAVYSKSEHSRPFEHTEEEIRGMSDLVHAIHSALTSQTTCNEEWFFAPFDTIYPAPWHILIKLRLHNPAGFEGNTKIYINPISPDKLCRDLTEALAQRKIDGLIAGSIRIGNEVRRSPNPLKYYKGMLKNISYEGRA comes from the coding sequence ATGGCGTTCTATGAGAAATATTACCATAAGATGCCCGACGGCACTATCAAGCAGATCAACCCGTTCAGCAACACCGAGGTATGGTGCGTGGAGGAGCGCGGGCGCAAGCCCACGATCAATACCGTCCCGCATACCCCGGAACCGCTCGAACTCCGGGACCCCGAGGATTATTGCCATTTCTGCGAGACCAATTACGTGTTTACCCCGCCGGAAAAGAACCGCGACTTTGTCGATAAAAACGGGGTGTGGAAACGCCAGCGATTTATCGCGCCGGAGAAACTGGGGCGTGAGTACGCGGAATTCCGCAGGGTCGGCAACCTTTTCGAGATAGTGACCTACGATTACTGGCGGATGAACTATAATTACACGATGTCCGATGCCTGCCGGAAATGGCAGGAGGATTACCTCGGATCGAAGGCGGGCTACGATCATATTATGAACGTCCTCGGGCTGAAGATGCGGATGATCGGGGCGGATTTTGACGCGATGGACGAGGAGGAACGGCTCCAGCGCGCCGAACCGTTCTTCGGGGGATGCCACGAGCTCCTGATCGGCCGGAAGCATTTCGTGCCCGGCGCAAAGCATACCCATGAGCTTTGCTCATCCGGGTCGCTCACCCCCGACGAGCATTACCGTTATATCCGCCTCGCGGTCGATACGCTGGTCGATATCTACCAGCAGAATCCCTATGTCCGTTATATCAGCGTCTTCCAGAACTGGCTGAAGCCCGCTGGCGCGTCGTTCGACCACCTGCATAAACAGCTCGTCGGCCTCGACGAATGGGGCGTGCAGATGACCGGGGAGATCGACTCGCTCAAAACGAACCCGAACCTTTATAATGAGCTCGCGGCGAATTTCGCGATATACAACTCGCTCCTGATTGCGGAGAACGACCACGCGATGGCGTTTACCGAGATCGGGCACCGTTTCCCGACAGTCGCGGTCTACTCGAAGAGCGAGCATAGCCGCCCGTTCGAGCACACCGAGGAGGAGATACGCGGGATGAGCGACCTCGTGCATGCGATCCATAGCGCGTTGACCAGTCAGACCACCTGTAACGAGGAATGGTTCTTCGCGCCGTTCGATACGATCTATCCCGCGCCATGGCATATCCTGATCAAACTGCGCCTGCACAATCCCGCCGGGTTCGAGGGGAACACCAAGATATATATCAATCCGATCAGTCCCGATAAACTGTGCCGCGACCTCACCGAGGCGCTCGCGCAGAGGAAGATCGACGGCCTGATCGCGGGGAGTATCCGTATCGGCAACGAGGTCCGGCGGTCGCCGAACCCGCTCAAGTATTACAAGGGTATGCTCAAGAATATCAGCTACGAAGGCCGTGCATGA
- a CDS encoding GAF domain-containing protein, whose amino-acid sequence MFIIDEAPLKSFLIDLIASHSPQYVLIFKDETYTSVLTEQDITDNSKLLPADKVNDLLAAREIPIEILIDTELMKIWGRPEPALVHLLSHFNNLFGAYFEENRQQSDEQNLIDNAFSDLYNAFAVNIGDDFLFSYLIGTIVKFLNAEVGLLQIFDDNDVMNFSMGFKSESLKQITYEGMEIKDYLFGAKDILLINEAEDNPKIHIEDSDRQHMKSIMAVPLFNKGVLVAIIYLVNKSYAADSDSFNEADKQFVSNLSIQIGAIITNALLYKKTIELKEFNEEVLENIPVGILNASADGKTIFTNRYMRDFLAEMKMSLSSIIELVENKADPEFFGKEFHIPVKDRDFYLSVSKRILSIGYKPSVHLYTIFDITSEKEIESQLRRTEKLASAGELVSSIAHEIKNPLTSIKGFADLLWQRIHDEEFVLKFANIVSREINRLNNIIERFLSFAKPQIGVLSTVDMNSIISEVSEVIGYSLKESRITLELHTKREIIVYGNRELLTQVMMNVILNSIQALKNTKRKKKYIRITENFVDGNADIVIEDNGEGIKKEDLDKVFNPFYTTKSQGSGLGLSISHRIVTEHKGTMILESKVGEFTRLTIQLPVFEKSWVEEK is encoded by the coding sequence ATGTTCATAATCGATGAAGCTCCGTTAAAAAGCTTTCTCATCGATTTAATCGCTTCCCACTCTCCCCAGTATGTCCTCATCTTCAAGGACGAGACCTATACCTCGGTTCTGACCGAACAGGATATTACCGATAATTCCAAGCTCCTTCCCGCCGATAAGGTGAACGATCTCCTTGCCGCGCGGGAGATACCTATCGAAATATTGATCGACACTGAATTGATGAAAATATGGGGACGTCCCGAACCCGCGTTAGTCCATCTCCTTTCGCATTTTAATAACCTATTCGGCGCCTATTTCGAGGAAAACCGCCAGCAGAGCGACGAGCAGAACCTGATCGATAACGCGTTTTCCGACCTCTATAACGCGTTCGCGGTGAATATCGGCGACGATTTCCTGTTCTCCTACCTCATCGGGACTATCGTGAAGTTCCTTAACGCCGAAGTCGGGCTTCTCCAGATATTTGACGATAACGATGTAATGAACTTTTCCATGGGGTTCAAGTCCGAGAGCCTTAAACAGATCACCTACGAAGGGATGGAGATCAAGGACTACCTTTTCGGCGCTAAGGATATCCTTCTCATCAACGAGGCGGAAGACAATCCCAAGATACATATAGAGGATTCCGACCGCCAGCACATGAAAAGTATCATGGCGGTCCCGTTATTCAATAAAGGCGTACTGGTCGCGATCATCTATCTGGTCAATAAGAGCTATGCCGCCGATTCGGACAGTTTTAACGAAGCCGACAAGCAATTCGTCTCCAACCTTTCCATCCAGATCGGGGCGATTATTACGAACGCCCTCCTGTATAAGAAAACAATCGAACTGAAAGAATTTAACGAAGAGGTGCTTGAAAATATCCCGGTGGGTATCCTGAACGCGTCCGCGGACGGGAAAACCATATTCACCAACAGGTATATGCGCGACTTTCTCGCCGAGATGAAAATGAGCCTGAGCTCGATCATCGAGCTGGTCGAAAACAAGGCCGACCCGGAGTTCTTCGGCAAGGAGTTTCATATCCCGGTCAAGGACAGGGATTTTTACCTCAGCGTATCGAAGCGTATCCTGAGTATCGGGTATAAACCCTCGGTGCATCTGTATACCATATTCGATATCACCTCCGAGAAGGAGATCGAATCCCAGCTCCGCAGGACGGAAAAACTCGCATCCGCCGGGGAACTGGTGTCCAGTATCGCCCACGAGATCAAGAACCCGTTAACCTCCATCAAGGGATTTGCCGACCTGTTATGGCAGAGAATCCACGACGAGGAGTTTGTGCTGAAATTCGCGAACATCGTCTCCCGCGAGATCAACCGCCTGAATAATATCATCGAACGCTTCCTGTCGTTCGCGAAACCCCAGATCGGGGTACTTTCCACAGTCGACATGAATTCCATCATATCGGAAGTCAGCGAGGTGATCGGGTACAGCCTCAAGGAAAGCCGCATCACACTGGAGCTTCATACAAAGCGCGAGATCATCGTGTACGGTAACCGCGAGCTCCTGACGCAGGTGATGATGAATGTTATCCTGAATTCGATACAGGCGCTGAAAAACACCAAGCGAAAGAAGAAGTATATCCGTATCACCGAAAATTTTGTCGACGGAAACGCCGATATAGTGATAGAGGATAACGGCGAGGGCATCAAGAAAGAGGACTTGGATAAGGTGTTCAACCCGTTCTATACGACAAAGTCCCAGGGAAGCGGGCTGGGCCTCTCCATCTCGCACCGCATCGTCACCGAGCACAAAGGTACGATGATTCTCGAATCGAAGGTCGGGGAATTTACCCGTCTGACTATACAGCTGCCGGTTTTTGAAAAATCATGGGTTGAGGAAAAATGA